A window from uncultured Desulfobacter sp. encodes these proteins:
- a CDS encoding transposase — translation MFILRDLLRPLQAEFSNTAQGQKRKVWFAYTLLAVVVPFTSSITSNLLRALQTLFGFKLQSQRFYAFMASPTLPWEGLWQAMWGMIPSPVVEGRIMVALDDSINPKSGKKIFGCAHFHDHAAKSNQSSYPWSQCILAVGLLKKIKSRWACLPLDFRFYMMKKDIEAESATAQRKGEVLPFEDKMAQAATMIKGIQNYYNQPVLTVTDSWFGNNGLWSRLDRGKEGSFHLLSRMRTNITLYGFAPVPTGKTKTGRPRKYGRRMGSVDDCAAKFKENSQAYTVFLYGKNREVQAYSQTVMLKTMKCQVRVVWVYRKTRYVALMTTDMALSVEQIIEYYGARWKIESGFKEIKQEIGSSKSQVRNAESVLNHLNFCMMATTLIWIYADRLEKAPDRRHKIRGRSGFAFSDVRRIIAETALSSDFCGVCPVPGQTPQKSFVKTLLRMVA, via the coding sequence ATGTTTATATTACGTGATTTGCTACGACCTCTGCAAGCTGAATTTTCAAATACTGCTCAGGGACAGAAAAGAAAAGTCTGGTTTGCATACACGTTGCTGGCTGTGGTGGTGCCATTTACATCTTCAATCACCTCCAATCTGTTACGTGCCCTGCAAACTTTGTTCGGTTTTAAACTGCAAAGTCAGAGGTTTTATGCCTTTATGGCGAGTCCGACATTACCGTGGGAAGGATTATGGCAAGCCATGTGGGGAATGATTCCGTCACCAGTTGTAGAAGGACGAATTATGGTAGCACTGGATGATTCTATAAATCCAAAGAGTGGAAAGAAAATTTTTGGTTGCGCACATTTTCACGACCATGCAGCAAAGTCCAACCAGAGTTCCTACCCATGGTCACAGTGCATTCTGGCAGTAGGGTTATTGAAAAAAATAAAATCTCGATGGGCCTGCCTGCCTCTTGATTTTCGGTTTTATATGATGAAAAAGGATATTGAGGCAGAATCTGCTACAGCCCAACGAAAAGGGGAAGTTCTTCCTTTTGAAGACAAAATGGCACAGGCTGCCACAATGATAAAGGGCATTCAAAATTATTATAATCAACCAGTGTTGACTGTGACAGATAGCTGGTTTGGCAATAATGGCCTCTGGTCCAGGTTAGATCGTGGAAAAGAAGGTTCTTTCCATCTACTTTCTCGTATGCGCACAAATATTACATTGTATGGTTTTGCACCTGTGCCTACGGGAAAAACTAAGACTGGGCGCCCACGAAAATATGGCCGACGTATGGGTTCTGTGGATGATTGTGCAGCGAAATTTAAAGAAAACTCCCAGGCTTATACGGTTTTTCTTTACGGCAAAAACAGAGAAGTACAGGCATATTCACAAACCGTTATGCTAAAAACGATGAAGTGTCAGGTGCGAGTTGTTTGGGTTTATCGGAAAACACGATACGTTGCCCTGATGACCACAGATATGGCGCTTTCGGTTGAGCAAATTATAGAATATTATGGTGCGCGCTGGAAAATAGAATCCGGATTTAAGGAGATCAAGCAGGAGATTGGCAGTTCAAAATCACAAGTTCGGAATGCGGAATCCGTATTGAATCACCTTAACTTCTGCATGATGGCCACTACGCTGATATGGATCTATGCCGACCGGTTGGAAAAGGCACCAGACCGAAGACATAAAATTCGGGGACGATCTGGATTTGCATTTTCTGATGTGCGCAGGATTATTGCCGAGACGGCATTGAGTTCTGATTTTTGTGGGGTTTGCCCTGTGCCAGGTCAAACCCCACAAAAATCTTTCGTCAAGACCCTGCTACGCATGGTTGCATAG
- a CDS encoding IS1634 family transposase has translation METVKVERIDHLGIVAGVIKDLKIIEMIDSRIPKDEKENISAGEAIAGMVLNGLGFSNRPLSLTPQFFENKPLDVLFRPGVQASDFNHYKLGRSLDDAVDYSSELLFTEIASSTCRSESIHLLFNHLDTSSFSLTGEYLPDSDEHAIKITHGYSKDHRPDLKQAVLELMVSQDGGIPILCKCWDGNASDNTVFKERSSELVRQFKASDTPRYLIMDSKGYTESNASNLKDIPFITRIPGTLFIVKTVIEQALKWDLWAEINDDYQYQTLELGHYGIDQRWLIIRSKGALERAVKSVERTISKEKERAEKQLFHLQAQRFDSEAEAMTVLQELSDKWKYHLVDTIEFKQHIKYAVKGRPTPDTPIKSIKLQINVDLKVNQEKVDQDRDQKSCFVLGTSIPRFQLSDEDVFWGYKGQSKVENGFRFIKDPLFFASSLFVKKPSRVEGMLMVMTLSLLIYSIAQRRMRNELKRLETTLPNQIGKPVQNPTLRWIFQQMEGIDCVNIFHKEGEVHRLISGLNDIRRKILTLFGQTVSEIYQISFE, from the coding sequence TTGGAAACTGTTAAAGTAGAACGTATTGACCACTTGGGTATTGTTGCTGGCGTTATCAAGGATTTGAAAATCATCGAAATGATTGACTCTCGCATACCAAAAGATGAGAAGGAAAATATCAGTGCCGGAGAAGCTATTGCCGGCATGGTTCTCAATGGGCTGGGTTTTTCCAATCGGCCGCTGTCGCTGACGCCTCAATTTTTCGAAAACAAGCCGCTGGATGTTTTGTTCCGTCCCGGGGTGCAAGCCTCGGACTTCAATCACTACAAGCTCGGGCGCAGTCTTGATGATGCGGTCGACTACAGCTCTGAACTGCTTTTCACCGAAATCGCCTCATCTACCTGTCGGTCGGAAAGTATCCATTTACTTTTCAACCATCTGGATACTTCATCTTTTTCATTGACCGGGGAGTATCTTCCTGATTCGGATGAACATGCCATCAAAATAACTCATGGTTACTCCAAAGACCACCGTCCTGATTTGAAACAGGCTGTGCTGGAGCTGATGGTATCCCAGGATGGTGGTATTCCCATTTTGTGTAAGTGCTGGGACGGGAATGCTTCGGATAATACCGTTTTCAAAGAACGCAGCAGTGAACTCGTTCGTCAGTTCAAAGCAAGCGATACCCCTCGTTACCTGATTATGGATTCGAAAGGATATACCGAATCCAATGCTTCCAACTTGAAAGATATCCCGTTTATCACCCGCATCCCGGGAACCCTTTTCATTGTGAAGACCGTCATCGAACAGGCCCTAAAATGGGACCTGTGGGCGGAGATTAACGATGATTATCAGTACCAGACGTTGGAGTTAGGGCATTATGGAATTGATCAACGTTGGTTGATCATTCGATCCAAAGGGGCTCTGGAGCGCGCGGTCAAGAGCGTTGAAAGAACTATTTCAAAAGAGAAGGAACGTGCGGAAAAGCAACTCTTCCATCTTCAGGCCCAACGATTTGACTCGGAAGCCGAAGCAATGACGGTCCTCCAAGAACTCAGTGATAAATGGAAGTATCATCTGGTTGACACTATTGAGTTTAAACAGCACATCAAATATGCCGTCAAAGGTAGACCAACGCCGGATACCCCGATCAAATCAATTAAATTGCAAATCAATGTGGACTTAAAGGTCAATCAAGAAAAAGTCGATCAAGACCGCGATCAGAAATCCTGTTTTGTTCTTGGGACCTCAATTCCAAGATTCCAGTTGAGCGACGAAGATGTATTTTGGGGATATAAAGGCCAGTCTAAGGTCGAGAATGGCTTCCGATTTATCAAAGACCCTTTATTTTTTGCATCGTCGCTGTTTGTCAAAAAGCCATCTCGTGTCGAAGGAATGTTGATGGTGATGACCTTATCATTACTAATTTACTCCATTGCCCAGCGTCGCATGCGGAATGAATTGAAGCGCCTTGAAACAACACTGCCCAATCAGATTGGGAAACCCGTTCAAAACCCCACTCTTCGCTGGATTTTTCAACAAATGGAAGGTATAGACTGTGTGAATATTTTTCATAAAGAGGGCGAAGTACACCGTCTTATCAGTGGGTTAAATGACATACGGAGAAAAATATTAACTCTTTTTGGACAGACCGTATCAGAAATATATCAAATTTCTTTTGAATAG
- a CDS encoding GNAT family N-acetyltransferase, whose protein sequence is MKCAKNSEGEIIGFCGVHDGNIEMLFISPEARGNGVGSFLVSHAIHNLGASKVDVNEQNGQALGFYQHIGFSIIGRSELDDQGKPYPLLHMELLEI, encoded by the coding sequence TTGAAGTGTGCGAAAAACAGTGAAGGTGAAATAATAGGATTTTGCGGTGTCCATGATGGCAATATTGAAATGCTGTTTATTTCACCAGAGGCCCGTGGAAATGGTGTGGGTTCATTTTTAGTGTCGCATGCCATCCACAACCTGGGGGCATCAAAGGTCGATGTCAATGAACAGAATGGTCAGGCCCTGGGTTTTTATCAACATATTGGATTCTCAATAATAGGACGTTCGGAACTTGACGATCAAGGAAAACCTTATCCTCTGCTGCATATGGAGTTATTAGAGATTTAA
- a CDS encoding MBL fold metallo-hydrolase, whose amino-acid sequence MDNWFTIDQIDKKTFIISEYRHWEETHCYLLNGSKFSLLIDTGLGICDIHNEVKKLTDNPIIAVATHIHWDHIGGHKFFPDFYAHQSELNWLDGEFPLTIDQIKDMVIDRCKLPDNYDVSKYEFFQGKPTKILKNNEIIDIGNRSIQILHTPGHSPGHMCFWEKEQGYLFTGDLVYKDTLFAYFPSTDPEAYLNSLELVAMLPVKHVFPAHHTLKIQPEILTRMCDAFRQLKNEGNLHHGSGIFEFGDWAVWL is encoded by the coding sequence ATGGATAATTGGTTTACAATAGATCAAATTGACAAAAAAACATTCATTATAAGCGAGTACCGCCACTGGGAGGAAACGCATTGTTATCTCTTAAATGGTTCTAAGTTCAGCTTGCTTATTGATACTGGGCTCGGGATCTGTGATATCCATAACGAAGTGAAAAAATTAACTGACAATCCAATTATTGCAGTAGCCACCCATATTCATTGGGACCATATTGGTGGTCATAAATTTTTTCCGGATTTTTATGCTCATCAATCTGAACTGAATTGGCTTGACGGCGAATTTCCTTTAACAATAGATCAGATAAAGGATATGGTTATTGATCGGTGTAAGCTACCGGACAATTATGATGTAAGCAAATATGAATTTTTTCAGGGTAAGCCTACAAAAATCCTTAAAAACAATGAAATTATCGATATTGGGAACCGTTCTATTCAAATACTACATACGCCTGGACATTCACCGGGGCATATGTGTTTTTGGGAAAAGGAGCAAGGCTATCTTTTTACTGGCGACCTCGTTTACAAGGATACGCTATTTGCGTACTTTCCGTCTACCGACCCCGAAGCATATCTAAACTCTCTTGAGTTGGTAGCGATGCTGCCAGTGAAGCATGTATTTCCAGCACATCATACTTTGAAAATTCAACCTGAAATCTTGACAAGAATGTGTGACGCTTTTCGTCAATTGAAAAATGAGGGGAATTTGCACCATGGTAGCGGGATATTTGAATTTGGTGATTGGGCCGTATGGCTTTAA
- the tnpB gene encoding IS66 family insertion sequence element accessory protein TnpB: MIYIPPQSIIFAIPKHIRFDIPIDQITGICKRYRLDYFSGDIYAFRDENETQIGLLTYDGHGIQWCIKRYSEGKISWWPHDTEVVQLLPRDLQIMLWGGNPSKIKMPEMWKPIHNLKR, encoded by the coding sequence ATGATATACATACCACCACAATCGATTATTTTCGCGATTCCGAAACATATCCGTTTTGATATTCCTATCGATCAAATAACAGGCATTTGTAAAAGATACAGATTAGATTATTTTTCAGGAGATATTTATGCCTTCAGAGATGAAAACGAAACCCAAATAGGCTTATTAACCTATGATGGCCATGGAATTCAATGGTGTATAAAAAGATACTCAGAGGGAAAAATCAGTTGGTGGCCTCATGATACTGAAGTCGTACAATTGTTGCCAAGAGATTTACAAATAATGCTTTGGGGTGGAAATCCCAGCAAAATTAAAATGCCGGAAATGTGGAAACCAATTCATAATCTAAAGCGGTAA